The Sphingobacteriales bacterium nucleotide sequence ACTATTTTTGTTGGCGAAATTTCATTACCATTTGAATCTAATTTTATGTATTTCATTTACTATTTTACATTTTAAATAGTATTTTTAAAACTTATTTAATATCAATTACTTATTCTATATTAGATTTTGTGTAATTTAGTATATAGTTACTATATTTATTAATGTTAGTGCTTTTTGGCGTAAGCTGGTTAGTAAGTTATATGCTAAAAAGCAGATTTCAAAAATATTCTCAGATGAGAATAAATCTTACTGGAAAAGAAGTAGCTGAACAAATGCTACATCAATATGGAATTAATGATGTAAAAGTTGTGTCTGTGCCTGGTGCATTGACTGACCATTACAATCCAGCAGATAAAACGGTAAACTTAAGTGATTGGGTATATGCACAACCAACGGTTGCAGCAGCAGCAGTAGCAGCACACGAGTGTGGACACGCAGTGCAACATGCAACAGCTTACAATTGGCTAACAATGCGTTCTAAACTTGTGCCAATTGTTAGTGTATCATCACGATACATGCAATGGGTAATTTTAGCTGGCTTAGGTATATTAGCTGCTACAAATAATCCATACGTA carries:
- a CDS encoding zinc metallopeptidase produces the protein MLVLFGVSWLVSYMLKSRFQKYSQMRINLTGKEVAEQMLHQYGINDVKVVSVPGALTDHYNPADKTVNLSDWVYAQPTVAAAAVAAHECGHAVQHATAYNWLTMRSKLVPIVSVSSRYMQWVILAGLGILAATNNPYVLMGGIALFSLTTLFSFITLPVEFDASARALQWIDQANIMQPNQLDSAKDALKWAAMTYVVAALSSLVTLLYYISLLTGRSRD